A window of the Tenebrio molitor chromosome 1, icTenMoli1.1, whole genome shotgun sequence genome harbors these coding sequences:
- the LOC138126680 gene encoding zinc finger MYM-type protein 1-like has protein sequence MFEIALRGHDETQDSANPGIFRGLVNLLAEIDSTLKDHISKSNNRVFMGLSKTIQNELLDSIYEVCRTLILDEINKAHYIAIQADETTDSATLSQLVFIVRYELNGKIQERFLSFLQPENHTADGISKCLLEELTKIKLDETPEKLIAQSYDGASVMSGRNNGVQAKIKEIYKNANYIHCYAHQLNLIIERAASQNKQVKVFFCNLDGFSTFFTRSPKRTAILDEVVKNRLPRSAPTRWNFKSRCVVSVFKYKKDLITCLTRIVDDESSDQSTIRKAVGLKHILNDYDFNYWLYFFNKIMPHCEILYNQLQRREIDSIKMQSCVSSFKSSIQHVRNSTDYDYYNENSDNDDEEEEKHSRQRNKRPRYEDKHKMVAKEVCDIIINNIDDRFLFSDHLSIALLFQPHLFSTYQHSFPETEFRMAVKTFNLDSIAFKHELVVLYNRPDFGTASCALTLLQCFYENNLTTTFVESVKLLKIICTIPMTTAESERCFSTLKRIKTFSRNTMQESRLCALAMCSIEKQLLTSTPNFNELVIDHFTHCKERRMDFIFKQVN, from the coding sequence ATGTTTGAAATCGCTTTAAGGGGCCATGACGAAACACAAGACAGTGCGAATCCGGGAATTTTTCGTGGATTGGTCAATTTATTGGCAGAAATTGATAGCACCCTCAAGGACCACATCAGTAAATCTAATAATAGAGTTTTTATGGGTTTATCAAAAAccattcaaaatgaattgctGGATAGTATCTACGAAGTATGTCGCACTTTGATTTTAGATGAAATCAACAAAGCACACTACATAGCTATACAAGCAGACGAGACGACAGATTCGGCAACACTTTCCCAGTTAGTTTTTATAGTTCGATACGAGCTGAACGGAAAAATACAAGAACGATTTCTATCGTTTCTGCAACCAGAAAATCATACTGCTGATGGCATTAGTAAATGTTTATTAGAAGAActtacgaaaattaaattggaCGAAACGCCTGAAAAATTAATCGCCCAAAGCTACGATGGCGCCTCAGTAATGAGTGGTAGAAACAACGGGGTTCAggcaaaaattaaagaaatttataaaaatgcaaattataTCCACTGTTATGCGCACCAGTTAAATCTGATAATTGAACGGGCTGCCTCACAGAACaaacaagtgaaagttttcttttGCAATCTAGATGgtttttctactttttttaCAAGATCTCCAAAGCGCACTGCTATACTGGATGAGGTTGTGAAAAATCGACTTCCGCGATCTGCACCAACCAGATGGAACTTTAAATCAAGATGTGTTGTGAGTGTcttcaaatataaaaaagatcTTATCACATGCCTGACGCGGATCGTAGATGATGAATCTAGTGACCAGTCGACAATAAGGAAAGCTGTAGGCTTGAAacacattttaaacgattATGATTTCAATTActggttatatttttttaataaaatcatgCCGCATTGCGAAATTCTCTACAACCAATTACAACGTCGTGAAATTGATAGTATTAAAATGCAGTCTTGTGTGTCGTCATTTAAATCGTCAATTCAGCATGTGAGAAACTCAACTGATTACGATTATTACAATGAAAATAGTGATAACGATGatgaagaagaagagaaaCATTCTCGACAACGGAACAAAAGACCCCGTTATGAAGACAAACACAAAATGGTTGCTAAAGAAGTGTGcgacattattattaacaatattGATGACCGTTTTTTGTTTAGTGATCACCTATCTATAGCTCTTCTTTTTCAACCACACTTATTTTCAACGTATCAACATTCTTTCCCCGAAACTGAATTCCGGATGGCCGTGAAGACTTTTAATTTGGATTCGATTGCTTTTAAGCATGAATTGGTAGTTTTATATAATAGACCAGATTTTGGAACTGCTTCATGCGCTCTAACATTACTGCAATGTTTCtacgaaaataatttaacaactACATTTGTCGAATCTGTGAAGctgctgaaaataatttgcacCATACCAATGACAACAGCAGAAAGTGAAAGGTGTTTTTCTACATTGAAGAGAATAAAAACCTTTTCCAGAAACACCATGCAGGAAAGCAGACTATGTGCCTTAGCGATGTGTTCCATTGAAAAACAATTACTGACGTCGACACCAAACTTCAATGAATTAGTTATTGATCATTTTACTCATTGCAAGGAACGGCGAAtggattttattttcaaacaagttaattaa
- the LOC138122482 gene encoding uncharacterized protein, producing MWSKYSMLKAAIKVFKNIDIGKYSKLMAYLKNQSRGYRPKKAEVLERTHVEEFLTRACDKEYLMIKVALIMGMSGACRCCELTNLKISDVEDKGAYLIVSIPDTKTGVSRKFTILEEGFSINTVEKCRKYMSLRPKKLSIERFFLRYAKQKCTSQPVGINTLSKVPSIVASFLNLANGEAYTGHCMRRISTTLLANGGANLTTIKRHGGWRSSAIAETYIEDSVSNKLDISRKIQGSPGTSRSLLETSIVPTTTIRSGTDNNYKLLINGHEVKYDKTKKRNVY from the exons ATGTGGTCGAAGTACTCGATGCTGAAGGCCGCTATAAAGGTCTTTAAAAACATAGACATTGGAAAATATAGTAAGCTCATGGCCTATCTGAAGAATCAGTCAAGAGGATACAGGCCGAAGAAAGCTGAAGTATTGGAAAGAACACACGTGGAAGAGTTTTTGACAAGGGCTTGCGATAAAGAATATTTGATGATCAAG GTTGCATTAATAATGGGGATGTCTGGTGCCTGTCGATGCTGTGAGctgacaaatttgaaaatcagtGATGTAGAAGACAAGGGCGCATACCTGATTGTTTCGATACCAGATACCAAGACGGGCGTTTCACGAAAATTCACAATTTTAGAAGAAGGATTTTCTATCAACACTGTGGAGAAGTGTAGGAAATACATGTCCTTACGTCCGAAGAAGTTATCCATTGAGAGATTCTTTTTACGATACGCTAAGCAAAAATGTACATCGCAACCTGTTGGAATTAACACTTTATCGAAAGTTCCTTCAATAGTTGCTTCGTTTTTGAATCTGGCGAACGGAGAAGCTTATACCGGCCATTGTATGAGGCGCATTTCAACAACTTTACTGGCCAATGGAGGTGCTAATCTTACAACAATTAAACGACATGGTGGTTGGAGGAGCTCCGCCATAGCAGAAACTTATATCGAAGATTCTGTATCTAATAAGCTTGATATCTCAAGGAAAATCCAAGGTTCTCCTGGTACTAGTCGTTCCTTACTAGAGACGTCCATTGTTCCTACAACTACTATTCGTTCTGGAACCGATAACAACTACAAGCTTCTTATTAATGGACACGAAGTGAAAtatgataaaacaaaaaaacgaaatgtctattaa